One segment of Rosa chinensis cultivar Old Blush chromosome 6, RchiOBHm-V2, whole genome shotgun sequence DNA contains the following:
- the LOC112174188 gene encoding AUGMIN subunit 3 isoform X2, which translates to MSGATLCALLGDLGYEGADALDPDSFEWPFQYDDARPILDWVCSSLRPSNVLSLTELSRYEQFLQEGKLLEGEDLDFAYDSISAFSSSRDNQEAVFAAEEGLKDIRDATLAYKSEALQLQKQLRHLDSQFDMLTGQASALIQGRRARVATTSTINGHLTTIDDTLSAKNLQMNAVLGRIASTAQELAHYHSGDGDGIYLAYSDFHPYLLGDSSCIKELNQWFAKQLDTGPFRLVAEDGKSKCSWVSLEDISNIIVRDLEKSQHQRVSELQRLRSIFGTSERQWVEAQVENAKQQAILMSLKSQVSSDEAHIHLDLHSLRRKHSELVGELSNSYNKEEKLLSETIPDLCWELAQLQDTYILQGDYDLKVMRQEYYINRQKAFINHLVNQLARHQLLKLACQLEKKHMLGAYSLLKVIESEVQAYLSATEGRVGRCLALIQAASDVQEQGGVDDQDHFLHGVRDLLSIHSNAQAGLSTYVSAPGIVQQISSLHSDLMTLESDLETSLPEDRSRCVNELCTLIQSLQKLLFASSTTAQPILTSRPLMKELDEMEKINAKLSAAVEEVTLEHRKKNEIVKHHSQEVGLQRGVFVDFFCNSERLRSQVRELTARVRALQVS; encoded by the exons ATGAGCGGAGCCACACTGTGCGCACTGTTGGGCGATTTGGGGTACGAAGGCGCCGATGCATTGGACCCCGACAGTTTCGAATGGCCTTTTCAATACGACGACGCTCGACCTATTCTCGATTGGGTCTGCTCCAGCCTCCGCCCCTCTAACGTTCTGTCCCTCACCGAGCTCTCTCG GTACGAGCAGTTTTTACAGGAGGGAAAGCTCTTAGAG GGGGAAGATTTGGACTTTGCTTATGATAGCATTTCTGCCTTTTCTTCCAGCCGAGACAACCAGGAGGCGGTTTTCGCAGCTGAAGAGGGACTCAAAGATATTCG GGATGCAACTCTGGCATATAAATCTGAAGCTTTACAGTTGCAGAAGCAGCTTAGACATCTGGATTCTCAATTTGACATGCTTACTGGTCAAGCTTCTGCTTTGATCCAAGGTAGACGGGCTCGAGTTGCTACAACATCTACTATTAATGGACACCTTACTACCATAGATGACACCCTTTCTGCAAAAAATTTGCAG ATGAATGCAGTTCTTGGAAGGATTGCGTCTACAGCACAGGAATTGGCTCATTATCACTCTGGGGATG GGGATGGAATCTATTTAGCATATTCAGACTTTCATCCGTACTTGCTTGGAGATTCATCCTGTATAAAGGAGCTCAATCAGTGGTTTGCCAAGCAGTTGGACACG GGCCCCTTTCGTTTAGTTGCTGAAGATGGAAAGTCCaagtgttcgtgggtgagtctTGAAGACATCTCCAATATCATTGTGAGAG ATTTAGAAAAATCCCAGCATCAACGTGTCTCAGAATTGCAACGACTGCGTTCTAT TTTTGGGACAAGTGAAAGACAATGGGTGGAAGCTCAAGTTGAGAATGCTAAGCAACAAGCTATTCTAATGTCACTTAAATCTCAAGTTTCATCAGATGAAGCGCACAttcatcttgatcttcattCCCTTAG GAGGAAACATTCGGAGCTTGTCGGAGAACTATCAAATTCTTATAACAAGGAAGAGAAACTGTTATCTGAG ACTATTCCGGATCTGTGTTGGGAGCTGGCTCAACTCCAAGACACATACATATTGCAAG GCGATTATGACTTAAAGGTCATGCGACAAGAGTACTATATCAACCGGCAGAAAGCG TTTATAAATCATCTTGTCAATCAACTGGCGAGGCACCAACTGTTAAAGTTAGCTTGCCAGTTGGAAAAGAAACACATGCTTGGAGCATATTCGTTGCTGAAAGTTATTGAATCAGAGGTGCAAGCCTACCTGTCAGCAACTGAAGGCCGTGTG GGTCGTTGCCTAGCCCTAATCCAAGCTGCATCTGATGTACAAGAACAAGGAGGAGTGGATGATCAAGATCACTTTTTGCATGGCGTTAGAGATCTTTTGAGTATCCATTCAA ATGCTCAAGCTGGGTTGTCAACATATGTATCAGCTCCGGGTATTGTGCAGCAAATATCTAGTCTTCATTCAGATTTGATGACCCTTGAGTCGGATCTTGAGACCTCTCTTCCAGAGGACAGAAGCAGATGTGTCAACGAGCT GTGCACTTTAATTCAGAGTTTGCAGAAATTGCTGTTTGCATCTTCAACAACTGCGCAACCAATACTGACATCTCGG CCATTGATGAAAGAGCTTGATGAAATGGAGAAAATAAATGCAAAACTCTCAGCTGCAGTTGAAGAGGTGACACTAGAGCATCGTAAGAAAAATGAG ATAGTTAAACACCACTCCCAAGAAGTTGGGCTTCAACGGGGTGTGTTTGTTGATTTCTTCTGCAATTCTGAGCGTTTGAGGAGTCAAGTTCGGGAGCTAACTGCACGAGTCAGAGCTTTGCAGGTTTCATAA
- the LOC112174188 gene encoding AUGMIN subunit 3 isoform X1 codes for MSGATLCALLGDLGYEGADALDPDSFEWPFQYDDARPILDWVCSSLRPSNVLSLTELSRYEQFLQEGKLLEGEDLDFAYDSISAFSSSRDNQEAVFAAEEGLKDIRDATLAYKSEALQLQKQLRHLDSQFDMLTGQASALIQGRRARVATTSTINGHLTTIDDTLSAKNLQMNAVLGRIASTAQELAHYHSGDGDGIYLAYSDFHPYLLGDSSCIKELNQWFAKQLDTGPFRLVAEDGKSKCSWVSLEDISNIIVRADLEKSQHQRVSELQRLRSIFGTSERQWVEAQVENAKQQAILMSLKSQVSSDEAHIHLDLHSLRRKHSELVGELSNSYNKEEKLLSETIPDLCWELAQLQDTYILQGDYDLKVMRQEYYINRQKAFINHLVNQLARHQLLKLACQLEKKHMLGAYSLLKVIESEVQAYLSATEGRVGRCLALIQAASDVQEQGGVDDQDHFLHGVRDLLSIHSNAQAGLSTYVSAPGIVQQISSLHSDLMTLESDLETSLPEDRSRCVNELCTLIQSLQKLLFASSTTAQPILTSRPLMKELDEMEKINAKLSAAVEEVTLEHRKKNEIVKHHSQEVGLQRGVFVDFFCNSERLRSQVRELTARVRALQVS; via the exons ATGAGCGGAGCCACACTGTGCGCACTGTTGGGCGATTTGGGGTACGAAGGCGCCGATGCATTGGACCCCGACAGTTTCGAATGGCCTTTTCAATACGACGACGCTCGACCTATTCTCGATTGGGTCTGCTCCAGCCTCCGCCCCTCTAACGTTCTGTCCCTCACCGAGCTCTCTCG GTACGAGCAGTTTTTACAGGAGGGAAAGCTCTTAGAG GGGGAAGATTTGGACTTTGCTTATGATAGCATTTCTGCCTTTTCTTCCAGCCGAGACAACCAGGAGGCGGTTTTCGCAGCTGAAGAGGGACTCAAAGATATTCG GGATGCAACTCTGGCATATAAATCTGAAGCTTTACAGTTGCAGAAGCAGCTTAGACATCTGGATTCTCAATTTGACATGCTTACTGGTCAAGCTTCTGCTTTGATCCAAGGTAGACGGGCTCGAGTTGCTACAACATCTACTATTAATGGACACCTTACTACCATAGATGACACCCTTTCTGCAAAAAATTTGCAG ATGAATGCAGTTCTTGGAAGGATTGCGTCTACAGCACAGGAATTGGCTCATTATCACTCTGGGGATG GGGATGGAATCTATTTAGCATATTCAGACTTTCATCCGTACTTGCTTGGAGATTCATCCTGTATAAAGGAGCTCAATCAGTGGTTTGCCAAGCAGTTGGACACG GGCCCCTTTCGTTTAGTTGCTGAAGATGGAAAGTCCaagtgttcgtgggtgagtctTGAAGACATCTCCAATATCATTGTGAGAG CAGATTTAGAAAAATCCCAGCATCAACGTGTCTCAGAATTGCAACGACTGCGTTCTAT TTTTGGGACAAGTGAAAGACAATGGGTGGAAGCTCAAGTTGAGAATGCTAAGCAACAAGCTATTCTAATGTCACTTAAATCTCAAGTTTCATCAGATGAAGCGCACAttcatcttgatcttcattCCCTTAG GAGGAAACATTCGGAGCTTGTCGGAGAACTATCAAATTCTTATAACAAGGAAGAGAAACTGTTATCTGAG ACTATTCCGGATCTGTGTTGGGAGCTGGCTCAACTCCAAGACACATACATATTGCAAG GCGATTATGACTTAAAGGTCATGCGACAAGAGTACTATATCAACCGGCAGAAAGCG TTTATAAATCATCTTGTCAATCAACTGGCGAGGCACCAACTGTTAAAGTTAGCTTGCCAGTTGGAAAAGAAACACATGCTTGGAGCATATTCGTTGCTGAAAGTTATTGAATCAGAGGTGCAAGCCTACCTGTCAGCAACTGAAGGCCGTGTG GGTCGTTGCCTAGCCCTAATCCAAGCTGCATCTGATGTACAAGAACAAGGAGGAGTGGATGATCAAGATCACTTTTTGCATGGCGTTAGAGATCTTTTGAGTATCCATTCAA ATGCTCAAGCTGGGTTGTCAACATATGTATCAGCTCCGGGTATTGTGCAGCAAATATCTAGTCTTCATTCAGATTTGATGACCCTTGAGTCGGATCTTGAGACCTCTCTTCCAGAGGACAGAAGCAGATGTGTCAACGAGCT GTGCACTTTAATTCAGAGTTTGCAGAAATTGCTGTTTGCATCTTCAACAACTGCGCAACCAATACTGACATCTCGG CCATTGATGAAAGAGCTTGATGAAATGGAGAAAATAAATGCAAAACTCTCAGCTGCAGTTGAAGAGGTGACACTAGAGCATCGTAAGAAAAATGAG ATAGTTAAACACCACTCCCAAGAAGTTGGGCTTCAACGGGGTGTGTTTGTTGATTTCTTCTGCAATTCTGAGCGTTTGAGGAGTCAAGTTCGGGAGCTAACTGCACGAGTCAGAGCTTTGCAGGTTTCATAA
- the LOC112169190 gene encoding uncharacterized protein LOC112169190, which translates to MLSLAKRLKTFPWCVEAAGNQLRRVRTEARSPRRRSRSPALAMRKAEEKSEWWIVDGEMHEIGDHVPPRERFVIPRDNIPNKRRKQLREQFMRRTRLVLKETEHEPWCKKYMELYQELRENWERLYWDEGYSKKLAQDHANYESAEDNDQDFNPYRSRQSHSEQFKDHGFGSRQGDTWEKVNQIRDKFEYDRERRMKEKAFAPMRGEVSSNVHDTNSRRQPFDSQRYFSDSERE; encoded by the exons ATGCTCTCCCTGGCGAAAAGACTGAAGACGTTTCCTTGGTGCGTGGAGGCCGCCGGGAACCAGCTCCGGCGAGTGAGAACGGAGGCACGGTCGCCGAGGCGTCGGTCGAGGTCTCCGGCGCTGGCGATGAGGAAGGCGGAGGAGAAGTCGGAGTGGTGGATAGTCGACGGCGAAATGCACGAAATCGGCGACCACGTGCCGCCGCGTGAGCGGTTCGTGATTCCGAGAGATAACATCCCCAACAAGCGTAGGAAGCAGCTCAGGGAACAGTTCATGCGCCGCACTCGCCTCGTTCTCAAAGAAACG GAGCATGAGCCTTGGTGCAAAAAGTATATGGAGCTGTACCAGGAGCTTAGAGAGAATTGGGAAAGGCTGTACTGGGACGAAGGTTACTCCAAAAAGCTTGCCCAGGATCATGCGAATTACGAGTCAGCTGAAGATAATGATCAGGATTTCAATCCATACCG GAGCAGGCAATCCCATTCCGAGCAATTTAAG GACCATGGATTTGGGAGTAGGCAAGGTGATACATGGGAAAAGGTTAACCAAATTAGGGATAAATTTGAGTATGACAGAGAAAGGAGGATGAAAGAAAAAG CATTTGCACCTATGCGTGGAGAAGTTTCTTCTAACGTCCATGATACGAACTCCAGAAGACAGCCATTTGACAGCCAGAGATACTTTTCTGACAGTGAAAGAGAGTGA